From one Lotus japonicus ecotype B-129 chromosome 3, LjGifu_v1.2 genomic stretch:
- the LOC130743945 gene encoding uncharacterized protein LOC130743945, with product MKKPLRLPEDGGNTLPYLPPFSVYVAVDGSWDPQVGRMGCAAVFRDSHGKWMCASSLSYDNGSSFLSELKAVELGLQHALEQGHNTVDCKSDCLQVVQALQDGGDTSSFWDREEIRQVRGLLLQFQSFRLSHVDRNKNNTADKLAREACRMGSPLQVWARPPSFVYTSLYLDAIS from the coding sequence ATGAAAAAACCGCTGCGTCTTCCGGAGGATGGGGGGAACACGCTGCCATATTTGCCCCCCTTTAGTGTGTATGTTGCTGTGGATGGGAGTTGGGATCCTCAAGTGGGTCGTATGGGTTGTGCAGCTGTGTTTCGTGATAGCCACGGAAAATGGATGTGTGCAAGTTCTCTGAGTTACGATAATGGCAGCAGCTTCCTTTCTGAACTTAAGGCTGTGGAGTTGGGTTTACAACACGCGCTCGAGCAGGGGCACAACACTGTGGATTGTAAATCAGATTGTTTACAAGTGGTGCAAGCATTACAGGATGGGGGTGATACTAGCAGCTTTTGGGATAGAGAGGAGATCAGGCAGGTGCGTGGTCTTTTATTGCAGTTTCAAAGTTTTCGGTTATCTCATGTTGATCGGAATAAGAATAACACGGCGGACAAATTAGCGCGGGAAGCATGCCGCATGGGTTCACCTTTGCAAGTTTGGGCTAGACCTCCCTCTTTTGTTTATACATCATTGTATTTGGATGCAATTAGTTAG
- the LOC130749222 gene encoding probable envelope ADP,ATP carrier protein, chloroplastic gives MTEDRTVVTWRTIPNLKASFNDVVLPTNHHRQHLWNDAVFTFAGAGTGIHCKFASLSAAQPKSDKEFLPTPAQLLNHPLAAVALVPKDAALFLAGAFAGAIAKTVTAPLDRIKILMQTHGVRVGQESAKRAIGFVEAISAIGKEEGIKGYWKGNLPQVIRVIPYSAVQLFAYEFYKKIFKGEHDELSVVGRLAAGAFAGMTSTFITYPLDVLRLRLAVEPGCRTMSEVSLSMLREEGFASFYYGLGPSLIAIAPYIAVNFCVFDLLKKSLPEEYQKRTEASLVTAVLSASLATLTCYPLDTVRRQMQLKGTPYKTVLDAISGIVARDGVIGLYRGFLPNALKNLPNSSIRLTTYDIAKRLIAASEKEFQIITEDNRNNLKKQQ, from the exons ATGACGGAGGACAGAACCGTCGTGACGTGGCGTACCATCCCCAACCTCAAAGCTTCCTTCAACGACGTCGTTTTACCCACCAACCACCACCGCCAACACCTCTGGAACGACGCCGTTTTCACCTTCGCCGGCGCCGGCACCGGCATCCACTGCAAATTCGCCAGCCTCTCTGCAGCGCAACCGAAATCCGACAAGGAATTTCTCCCGACGCCGGCTCAGCTCCTGAACCACCCGCTCGCCGCCGTCGCTCTCGTTCCCAAAGACGCCGCGCTGTTCCTCGCCGGGGCTTTCGCCGGCGCTATTGCCAAAACCGTCACCGCGCCGCTTGATCGCATCAAAATTCTCATGCAG ACTCACGGGGTGCGAGTTGGGCAAGAAAGTGCCAAGAGAGCTATTGGTTTCGTTGAG GCCATATCGGCAATAGGGAAGGAAGAAGGCATTAAAGGTTACTGGAAGGGCAACCTCCCACAG GTGATTCGGGTTATACCTTATAGTGCTGTccagctttttgcttatgaatTTTATAAG AAAATATTCAAGGGAGAGCATGATGAGCTCTCTGTTGTGGGAAGACTTGCAGCAGGTGCTTTTGCTGGCATGACATCAACTTTT ATCACCTACCCATTAGATGTCCTGAGATTGCGATTAGCTGTTGAACCTGGTTGTCGAACAATGTCAGAG GTCTCCTTGAGCATGCTAAGAGAGGAAGGATTTGCATCTTTCTACTATGGTCTTGGACCTTCTCTTATTGCAATAGCTCCATATATTGCAGTCAACTTTTGTGTTTTTGACTT ATTGAAGAAGTCATTGCCAGAGGAATATCAAAAGAGAACTGAAGCATCTCTTGTCACTGCGGTGCTTTCAGCATCGCTTGCCACACTTACATGCTATCCTCTGGACACTGTACGAAGACAGATGCAATTGAAGGGTACACCTTATAAGACAGTATTAGATGCTATTTCAG GTATCGTGGCACGGGATGGAGTTATTGGCTTGTATCGTGGATTTCTGCCCAACGCTTTAAAGAACCTACCAAACAGCAG CATCAGGCTCACCACCTATGATATTGCCAAACGCCTAATTGCAGCTAGTGAGAAGGAGTTTCAAATAATTACTGAGGATAACCGCAACAACCTAAAGAAACAACAATAG
- the LOC130749223 gene encoding uncharacterized protein LOC130749223 isoform X2 gives MGKRSVGAVMVLGLNYLFMLRDFKEANEVEEATEDMEATVDEKEEDTDVEEATDDEEVESEEESNEDEEATEDEEEESTEDDYI, from the exons ATGGGCAAAAGGAGTGTGGGTGCTGTCATGGTCTTGGGTTTAAA TTACCTGTTCATGCTTCGTGACTTTAAGGAAGCAAATGAAGTTGAGGAAGCAACTGAAGATATGGAAGCAACTGTAgatgagaaagaggaagatACCGATGTTGAGGAAGcaactgatgatgaagaagtggAATCAGAAGAGGAATCAAATGAAGATGAGGAAGCaactgaagatgaggaagaggaaTCAACTGAGGATGACTATATCTAA
- the LOC130749223 gene encoding uncharacterized protein LOC130749223 isoform X1 — protein sequence MLSLASKEVLSVMGKRSVGAVMVLGLNYLFMLRDFKEANEVEEATEDMEATVDEKEEDTDVEEATDDEEVESEEESNEDEEATEDEEEESTEDDYI from the exons ATGTTGTCCTTGGCTAGTAAGGAAGTGCTTTCTGTCATGGGCAAAAGGAGTGTGGGTGCTGTCATGGTCTTGGGTTTAAA TTACCTGTTCATGCTTCGTGACTTTAAGGAAGCAAATGAAGTTGAGGAAGCAACTGAAGATATGGAAGCAACTGTAgatgagaaagaggaagatACCGATGTTGAGGAAGcaactgatgatgaagaagtggAATCAGAAGAGGAATCAAATGAAGATGAGGAAGCaactgaagatgaggaagaggaaTCAACTGAGGATGACTATATCTAA